The following nucleotide sequence is from Chryseobacterium sp. CY350.
AAATCAACCTTCCTAGCGGTAAAAAATCTCTAGCAATCTCTGCTTATCCGGCTGAAAGTGCAGGAAGCGGTGCTTGGGGAAGATCTACAGAATATACAAAAGCCGCCATCGAGCATTATTCGGGAAAATGGTACGAATATACTTATCCGGCAGCGACCAATGTGGCCGGAAACGAAGGCGGAATGGAATATCCGGGAATCGTTTTCTGTCATATGGATTCTAAAGGTGAATCTCTTTGGGGCGTTACCGATCATGAATTCGGACACAACTGGTTTCCAATGATTGTGGGTTCCAACGAAAGGCTTTTTGCGTGGATGGATGAAGGATTTAATACTTTCATCAATGATTTGTCTACACAAGCTTTCAACAAGGGCGAATACTACAATAAACAAAATGTTGCTCAGGCAGGAAGTTATATATTGAATAACAATTTTGAGCCAATAATGGTGGGACCAGATAATATGAAGGAAAACAGCATCGGACTCTTAGCTTATTATAAACCGGGAATGGGAATGCAGATTCTGAGAGAATCTATTCTGGGATCGGAAAAATTTGACAAGGCTTTCAGAACGTACGTTGAGCGTTGGGCATTCAAACATCCTACCCCATGGGATTTTTTCCATACGATGGAAAATGTTTCAGGAGAAGAGCTCAATTGGTTCTGGAGAGGCTGGTTTATCAACAAATGGAAAATTGATCAGGCTGTAAAAAGTGTAAAATACATCAATGGAGATGTCACAAAAGGCGCGCAAATCACAATTGAAAATTTAGGACAATTGCCGATGCCGGCAACCGTTCAGATTAAATTTAAAGATAATACCGAACAAATTGTAAAACTGCCTGTAGAAATCTGGAAAAGAAATACAGAATGGACTTTCAAATTAGATTCTACAAAAGAAGTCGCTGAGGTAAAACTAGATCCCAAATCTGAAATTCCTGATGTCAATTCTGTAAATAATTCATGGTCTTCCGCAGATGCAAAACCAATGGAGAAGATCAAAATAAAAGATTTTACAGGAACTTACAGAAATAAAGAAATTAATTTAAAATTTACTTTTATAGAAAAGAATAATCAACTGTATAGCCAAGGTGAAGGTCAGCCAGAATTTGCGTTAGAATATATTGGTGACAGAACTTTCACTTACGATCAGCCTAAGCTTTCAATTACTTTTAGTCAGGATAAAAAAACAATGACTTTCAAGCAAGGCGAAAGAGAATTTAAATTTATAAAAGAATAAATAAGTTCTTTCCAGCATTTTTAAAGTTAATCATTAAATTATAAAAGCAGATTTTCCGTCTTGGAAAGTCTGCTTTTTATTTAGGGTGATTTCACCTTTTGTTTTCAGTTTATTTCCTGTAAAGTTTTCATAATTAGAGATATAGATTTGTAATAGAAATTTTTATTAACCTAAAAAACAATCAAATGGAAACATTAAAATCGGTGTTGGAATCTAACCACACCAAAAAAACAAAAAGTGAACTGATCGATCTTTTATCAGGAGTAGAAAAAGTGCTTACTCCAAGTGTTTATGATAAAATTTCCGGAGTGGAAATGGCTGAACTCAAAAATCTTTCGCTTAAAGATCTTCTTTCAATTGTTGAACAGTTTAAAAACAGTTACGACGAAAAATGGGAAAAATCTCTTCTCAATGCATCATCAGAAGTTCTTAAAATGATCTCTCTGAAAATGGCAGCAGATGAAGAAATTTTTAAAACATCAGACGCAGCAAATGCAGATTTCGCAGCAGAATTGGGAAGTATAGATTTTGCAACCATCATCGGCGGACCTTTGGATGCGTGTGTAAAAGCCCAGTCGAACGCTTCAATTGCAACAGTAAGTTTTATCAACGAAGTTGGTTTCGAACTTTCTGATCCTAATGATCCTGCAAGTGCGAAAAAACTGAGAATGGCAGATTTTAAATACAAAAAAAATGCGCCAAATCCCGATTACATCAGTAAAACCGAAACTCCGGATGAAGAGCCGATGATTCCTACAGACGTAGAACTTTCTGTTCCTTTTATTGCTTTGCTGAATGTTCCAAGCTTTAGAATTGAATCTTGTGAAGTTGATTTTAATGTTAAATTAAATTCTACTTACACCAAAAATGTAAGTAACGAATTTGGTTTAAAAGTTGGCGCTTCCGGAGGATGGGGTCCTGTAAAATTGAGTGTCGATGTTTCTTACAAACGATCTTCAAGCACCGGAATCAAAGTTGAAAAAGAATATTCTTTGGGAGTAAAAGTAAGAGCAACCAACGACGAAATGCCTGCGGGCTTAGAAAAAGTTTTAGGAATTTTGGCTCAGTAATTTCTAAATTTTACGATCATGATTAAATTATCAGATTACCTGGATTATCTCAACAACGAGATAATTCAGGCTCGTAAAAAAGCTGACGAAAATGCTGTTGCGATTGCAAAAGAATATGCAAAACATCCTTATCTGAAATTTTTTACAGCACCGAGATATGCTATGCCAAGCGTAAAAATGGATATTCCTCTGAAAATTACCGATATAGATTCTGATTCTAAATATAATTTTAAACTTAATGAAGATCAGCTGATTGGAGAATTGAATGATAGAATTCGTTTGGTTAACAGAGAAAAAAAACTCAATATTTCTGAGATTACAAAGAAGCAGATTCAGAATGATGATTTTAAAAATTTGTTTAAAAAATTGGAATCTAATGATCAGAAATTTGGGAAAATTCCCTCAACTGAAGTCATCAAAATTGATCTGAAAACAAAAATACAAACTTTAAATACGGGAATTTTCAGACCACAAGACGGAAGTACAGACGAAGAAGTGAACGAGTTGAAAGATATTTTCTCAAACGTTTTGCTGAATAAATACACGCTCGTCAATTCTAAGCTCAACAACATTTACATTGATCCAAACACAAACTCTGCAGAAGATAAAGACAAACTTTTTATCAATCTGCAGGTCACAATGGAAGCCGAAGGAATCAAAGTGCTTTCCTACAAAGATAAAGACGGAAACGAGGTCGAACAAATCACTTTTGAGTGATGCAGGAACTTATACATCATAGCACACAGACTCTGGAGTTTCATTTGGATAAACTCAATGAAGTTCAGGAGTTTTATCTGTCTAAATCTTTTGATTTTGATGCTCATTTTGATGCTTTTCTTCATAATCTTTTAGATTATTTTAAAGCTAAAGGAAACACAACATATGAATCTGAAGTTTTAAAAATAATGAGCATGATTTCTACCGTCAAACGTGGTTTTAATCCTGTGAAAATGGAAAAAGTGAACGTGGGGAAAAGAGATCTTATTTACGGATTTTCTTTTAACGGAATTGAAAGTATTCATGGGTTTTTAACTGACTTACTTTCAAAAGAACAAAGAAAACTGGATGAATCGGAAGAATTGCTTTCCGGGTTGATGATTTCAATGTATCAGAACGGAATTTTAGATGATGCGAAAATAAATGAACTTAATTCAATCGCAAAAATTGAATTATTCTGGAATCAGTTACTTCCGCAGAACACGACAATTGCGGGGATCAATAAAAAACTGAGACTTACTCTTTTGTCAGAAGATATTTATCTGATTCTTGAAAAAATATTAGCTAAACTTTCATAAAACTAAATAGCCATGGAAAAAGGAAGATACATCGTCCTGCTTAGGAATCAGGAGAAAAAATCACTCAAAAAAGTAGAAAATGAACTTCAGGTGAGCATCACATCCTCAGAATTTCTTTCCAAAGAAAATAGATCTTTTGAGGTGATAAATAATGATAGCGGAGTTTTATATAAAAACCTTGGAGTGGTCGTTGTAGAAAATATGGATGAAGATCAGCTTAAAAAAGCAGTGAAAGATGATTCAAATCCCATTATTTATTTTGAAAAAGAACGTGAGTTTTTTCCAGCCGATGAAATGAAAATTATTAATGAATTGAAAAAACAATCTGCGGAAATTTCAGATAAAATTAGCGAGCTAGAGCAATATCTCAATAATAAGCCGATTCCTCAGAAGAATTTTGTTGAAATGGAATGGGGATTAAAAGCCGTAGGAATTGAAAAATCCTTGTACACCGGAAAAGGAATTGATGTCTGCATTCTCGACACAGGATTAGATTTGTCACATCCGGATTTTGCATCAAGAGAAATTGAAGGGAAATCTTTCATCGAAGGCGAAGATTGGGACAAAGATCCGAATGGTCACGGAACGCATTGTGCAGGTATTTCAGCAGGAAATTTAAGATCAGATACAGGAAAACGGTATGGAATTGCCAAAGACTGCAATCTGAAAATCGCAAAAGTGCTTTCCAACAAAGGATCAGGAACCACAAGCAGCGTTGTAGATGCAATCGACTGGGCAATTTCTAAAAAATTCAAAGTGTTATCGCTTTCACTTGCCGCACCCGTTCAGTTCAATGAAAAACCTTCCGTGCTTTTTGAAACTGTAGGAATGAGAGCATTAGAAAATAATTGTCTCATCATCGCAGCGGCAGGAAATGACAGCAGCAGACCTTCTATTCCGAAACCTGTTTCTGCACCTGCAAATTCTGTTTCAATCTTGGCAGTTGCAGCGATTGACGGGCAAATGAGAGTGGCGAAATTTTCAAACGGAGGATTAAATCCATCAACCGGAGGCAGTATTAATGTTTGTGCTCCCGGAGTTGATATTATGAGCAGCTATCCTAAAAGCATAAAAAACAAAAACTATTATTTTGGTTTGAGCGGAACCAGTATGGCGACTCCACACGTTTCCGGACTTGCAGCTTTATATATGGAGCAGTTTCCCGATAAGACCGCAAAAGAAATCTGGGAAATGATTGAGACGAATGCAAAACCTATTGAAGGTTTGAAATACAGAGATATAGGAAGTGGCTTAATTCAAATAATTTAAAAATGAAAATCTACCTGGCTGTTCTGAAAAAAGATATTGATTTAGAAGAATTTAAACGAAATCTTAAAGAGAAAAAAATTAAATTTCTTGATCATTATAAAAGTGTAGCAATTGTAAAACTGCAAAGCGAAAAGAAAATTTCAGAACAAGATTTTGAAAAATTTTGCGAAAGCATTGAAGAAGAAAAAGATAATTTAACAATATAATCATCACAATAAAGCTTTTCTGTAACAGAGAAGTTTTATTTTTGTTTTTTAATTTTAAATGAAATAAAATGAATTTCAGATTTTCAATCGTATTGCTGATGTTTTTCGCCTTAGGTTTTTCTCAGGATCTTAAAGTGATGAGTTTTAACATCAGACTGAATGTTGATTCGGATAAAGAAAATGCCTGGCCAAAGAGAAGACAGGATGTTGCAGATTTGTTGATGTATTACCACCCGGATTTTTTTGGTGTTCAGGAAGCGCTTCCCGAGCAGATGAAAGATATTAAAATGGGTTTAAAGAATTACGATTACGTTGGGGTCGGAAGAGATGACGGAAAAGAAAAAGGTGAATTTTCAGCGATATTTTATGATACTAGAAAACTTCAGATTGTAAAATCGGGAACTTTCTGGCTTTCTGAAACTCCTGAAAAACCATCAAAAGGTTGGGATGCAGCGTTGAACAGAATTTGCACCTATGCGATTTTTAAAGATAAAGATTTAAATAAAGAATTTCTGGCCATGAATATTCATTTTGACCATATCGGAAATTTGGCAAGAGTAAAATCGTCAGAACTCATTTTGAAAAAAGCAAAAGAGCTGAATCCGAAAAATTTACCCTTTGTTTTGACGGGAGATTTTAATTTAACCGAAAATACAGAACCTGTGAAAATTCTTTCTCAAAATCTTGAAGATACTTTTTACAACGCTGAAAAGAAACATTATGGTCCGGTGGGAACGTTCACTGCATTTAACGTCAATGAAGTTCCAAAAGACAGAATCGATTTTATTTTTACGAAAGGTTTTAAAATAAAATCTCACAGACACATCAATGACAGACGAGAAAATCTGCTTTATCCATCAGACCACTTTCCCGTTTTGGTTGATTTGCAGTTTTAAAAAAATTTAATTTAAAAATATAATGTAAGCTTTGTTCGATCGAATGAAGCTTATTTTTTTACAAAATTTATCTTTCAGGAAAATTGATTTCAAAGCCAATGCCTCTTACTGACAGAATTTTTATGGTAGGGTCATTGTTCAGGTATTTTCTGAGTTTGCTGATGAAAACATCGAGACTTCTTCCGGTAAAATAATCGTTAGTTTCCCATAATTTATCGAGAATGTCATCACGCTTAATCATCTGATTGTTATGTTGTAAAAGATAAATTAATAGATCTTTTTCACGGATGGTTAAACGGATATTTCCCGTAGGATGAATGAGTAGCAGCTTGTCTGAATCTAAAATATATTCTCCGATTTTCTGCTGAGGATCGGGAGAATGAAATGCAGTTCTTTTCAGAATATTTTTAATTCTTAAAATCAGTTCTTCAGGATCACAAGGCTTTGCCAAATAATCATCTGCACCAATTTTCAGACCTTTCAGACGGTCGATTTTTTGATTTTTAGCGGTTAGAAAAAGGAGTGGAAACTGTGGTTTCTGTTTTAAAATGATTTTTGCCAACGAAAAGCCATCCATTTTGGGCATCATAATGTCTAAAATCCCAATGTGATATTGGAAATCTGAAGATAATACAGTCACAACATCTTCTGGATTCTGAAACCAGACAACTTCAAAATCTTCTAATTCCAAATATTGTTTTAGAATCATCCCAAAGTCTGAATCATCTTCTACCAAAAGAATTTTAGTGTTCATAAGGCAATTTGATTTTAAATTGTGTTCCGACTTTTATTTCGCTTTTTACATCTATTTTTCCTTGATATTTTGAAACGATTTTCTGCACAAAATAAAGTCCTAATCCCAAACCTTTTGTGTTGTAAATGTTGTTGGATTGTATTCTGTAAAATTTTTCGAAAATACTTTTCAGTTCATTTTTTGCAATTCCTTCACCGTTATCAGAAATGTTTATTTCTAAATGTTTTTCTTGCTCAGTGATATGGATTTCGATTTCAGAAGCTCCATATTTTATACTGTTTTCGCAGAGGTTTTTGATAATGGTTTCCATTAAATTTTTATCAAAAGGCAGCTCTTTTTTAATGTCATTTTGAAATTTAAATTTATTCTCAGGATACGTAAAGGCTAAATCCTGAATAAAGAAATCCCAATCTTCTGGTTGTATAAAAATTGTTTCCGCTGTATTTTCATCTTTGTGAAGTTGAAGCAGTAGATTTTCCAGACGGATAATTTGTCGGTCAATTAAAGGTAATGTTTCTGTATTTAGATTCTTTTTCAGAGTTTTTGAGGCGATTTTTAAAGTAGCAATCGGGGTTTTGAACTCATGCGAAATGTTATCAACGATGGTGTGTAGAACTTCAATCTGTTTTTGTTGTTTGATGAGGTTTTTAATCGTGAAAATATATAAAATCAGGACACTTGCAAGCAAAGCGATACAACATAAAATTAACAGAGTCAATTCTCTAAAAACAACTGTTTTTATATTTAAAATTTCATATCCTGTTGTGCTTTTTACGGAGAAACTGTCATTTCTGGTCAGTGTTTTATTATCGGTATCTGTCGACTTTGAAGTGGTTTCCCAGGTTCCGGTATTTAAAATTCCGGCTTTCTTTACCTTTTTTTCAGTTTCATAGATAATGATGGGCTTCGTGATGAGATTTGTTCTGGTAGGATTAAAAATAATCGACGAATATTCAATTTTTACCGCAACTTCATACCCTTCATCTTTAAAGTGATCATCTACATATTGGCTGAATTCTTTTTCGGTAGCGATTCTGTTTTTATCGAAAAGATTCAGAAATTCATCGTGGGTAATTTCTTTGTTTTTAAATTTAATTAAAATTGCTTGCACTGCATCATCGTGAACTTTTCTCATTGCGCCTTTGTCTTCTAAGCGATCGGTGTAATCTGTCAGTCTTTTATGTACAGTCCGGTAGATTTCACGCTCTTTTACCTGATAAGTTTTGTACATAAAATACCCTTGAATCCCCAAAAGAAGCAGGAATAAAGTAGCAAACAGAGCGATAAGATTTTTGCTTTTTGAAATCATTAAAACAAAGATATAGCATTCATCTTTTCCCCAATAGACATTAACCCTTCGTTAACCTTCCATTAACCTAAATTCTCTTGAGCATTGCAGACTTTTGTACGAGAAGAAAAAAGAGTTTTCTGACTGTTAAAATCTAAATAAAACCTTATGTATAAATTCCTCATTTTATTATTCTTTCCAGCTCTTTTGTTTTCGCAAAAAAGTAAAATCGAAGGCACGATTACCAACATTCATAAAGAAAAATTGCCATTGGTTTCTGTAGAAGTGTACAATTCTCAAAATATTTTATTGAAAACAGTAACCACCAATGAAAACGGAAATTTTGTATTGGAAGGCATCACCGAAAACAATGTGAAACTGATCATCAAAGATTTGGAATATGCTCAGTTAGAAAAAAATCTGAACCTGAACGAACAAAAAGAAAGTTTACAGATTATCCTCA
It contains:
- a CDS encoding sensor histidine kinase, coding for MYKTYQVKEREIYRTVHKRLTDYTDRLEDKGAMRKVHDDAVQAILIKFKNKEITHDEFLNLFDKNRIATEKEFSQYVDDHFKDEGYEVAVKIEYSSIIFNPTRTNLITKPIIIYETEKKVKKAGILNTGTWETTSKSTDTDNKTLTRNDSFSVKSTTGYEILNIKTVVFRELTLLILCCIALLASVLILYIFTIKNLIKQQKQIEVLHTIVDNISHEFKTPIATLKIASKTLKKNLNTETLPLIDRQIIRLENLLLQLHKDENTAETIFIQPEDWDFFIQDLAFTYPENKFKFQNDIKKELPFDKNLMETIIKNLCENSIKYGASEIEIHITEQEKHLEINISDNGEGIAKNELKSIFEKFYRIQSNNIYNTKGLGLGLYFVQKIVSKYQGKIDVKSEIKVGTQFKIKLPYEH
- a CDS encoding S8 family peptidase codes for the protein MEKGRYIVLLRNQEKKSLKKVENELQVSITSSEFLSKENRSFEVINNDSGVLYKNLGVVVVENMDEDQLKKAVKDDSNPIIYFEKEREFFPADEMKIINELKKQSAEISDKISELEQYLNNKPIPQKNFVEMEWGLKAVGIEKSLYTGKGIDVCILDTGLDLSHPDFASREIEGKSFIEGEDWDKDPNGHGTHCAGISAGNLRSDTGKRYGIAKDCNLKIAKVLSNKGSGTTSSVVDAIDWAISKKFKVLSLSLAAPVQFNEKPSVLFETVGMRALENNCLIIAAAGNDSSRPSIPKPVSAPANSVSILAVAAIDGQMRVAKFSNGGLNPSTGGSINVCAPGVDIMSSYPKSIKNKNYYFGLSGTSMATPHVSGLAALYMEQFPDKTAKEIWEMIETNAKPIEGLKYRDIGSGLIQII
- a CDS encoding M1 family metallopeptidase, translating into MNLKFSAIISSVAVMLFANSVKAQESPKYDYVEAFKPFFYSQTGTETRSASGQPGHAYWQNSADYNLNVSLNDVKNEITGTAEITYTNNSPDKMNFLWLQLDQNLFQKDSRGNALVPLSGSRNGAKGETFDGGYKIKSVQYEGKDVKYTVTDTRMQIDLPQELKAKGGVAKIKIEYSFLSPQYGSDRMGVQDTKNGKVFTIAQWYPRMCVYDDVLGWNTMPYLGASEFYLEYGNITANITVPANHYVVASGELLNEKEVYSKEENNRWSQARNSDKTVMIRQESEIKKNNASGTKTWKFKINQTRDFAWASSSAFILDAAKINLPSGKKSLAISAYPAESAGSGAWGRSTEYTKAAIEHYSGKWYEYTYPAATNVAGNEGGMEYPGIVFCHMDSKGESLWGVTDHEFGHNWFPMIVGSNERLFAWMDEGFNTFINDLSTQAFNKGEYYNKQNVAQAGSYILNNNFEPIMVGPDNMKENSIGLLAYYKPGMGMQILRESILGSEKFDKAFRTYVERWAFKHPTPWDFFHTMENVSGEELNWFWRGWFINKWKIDQAVKSVKYINGDVTKGAQITIENLGQLPMPATVQIKFKDNTEQIVKLPVEIWKRNTEWTFKLDSTKEVAEVKLDPKSEIPDVNSVNNSWSSADAKPMEKIKIKDFTGTYRNKEINLKFTFIEKNNQLYSQGEGQPEFALEYIGDRTFTYDQPKLSITFSQDKKTMTFKQGEREFKFIKE
- a CDS encoding DUF2589 domain-containing protein, which translates into the protein METLKSVLESNHTKKTKSELIDLLSGVEKVLTPSVYDKISGVEMAELKNLSLKDLLSIVEQFKNSYDEKWEKSLLNASSEVLKMISLKMAADEEIFKTSDAANADFAAELGSIDFATIIGGPLDACVKAQSNASIATVSFINEVGFELSDPNDPASAKKLRMADFKYKKNAPNPDYISKTETPDEEPMIPTDVELSVPFIALLNVPSFRIESCEVDFNVKLNSTYTKNVSNEFGLKVGASGGWGPVKLSVDVSYKRSSSTGIKVEKEYSLGVKVRATNDEMPAGLEKVLGILAQ
- a CDS encoding response regulator transcription factor translates to MNTKILLVEDDSDFGMILKQYLELEDFEVVWFQNPEDVVTVLSSDFQYHIGILDIMMPKMDGFSLAKIILKQKPQFPLLFLTAKNQKIDRLKGLKIGADDYLAKPCDPEELILRIKNILKRTAFHSPDPQQKIGEYILDSDKLLLIHPTGNIRLTIREKDLLIYLLQHNNQMIKRDDILDKLWETNDYFTGRSLDVFISKLRKYLNNDPTIKILSVRGIGFEINFPER
- a CDS encoding endonuclease/exonuclease/phosphatase family protein, which codes for MNFRFSIVLLMFFALGFSQDLKVMSFNIRLNVDSDKENAWPKRRQDVADLLMYYHPDFFGVQEALPEQMKDIKMGLKNYDYVGVGRDDGKEKGEFSAIFYDTRKLQIVKSGTFWLSETPEKPSKGWDAALNRICTYAIFKDKDLNKEFLAMNIHFDHIGNLARVKSSELILKKAKELNPKNLPFVLTGDFNLTENTEPVKILSQNLEDTFYNAEKKHYGPVGTFTAFNVNEVPKDRIDFIFTKGFKIKSHRHINDRRENLLYPSDHFPVLVDLQF